In Streptococcus dysgalactiae subsp. dysgalactiae, the following are encoded in one genomic region:
- a CDS encoding CPBP family glutamic-type intramembrane protease, with the protein MIEPKNRVAYLKWWDVVVLSVILFGKATIDSTLVYLSSGSGEAAPLSEFTSELNWAALAQQLPLLGLAFLYLWWRRFDFSRWSMKVAPKAIGFGILLFIIAALTFDIYFMVIYKIFPPEGLADSSSQVSGNAFIGALANIDLSLFLYSLMNGFYEEIFFLGICLSTEPKYRYYMLGYSLLVRFAFHTYQGMIPALAIGLLLGTLFYICYNSMKKKNLVPFFVAHAIGDMIGVGILSFFN; encoded by the coding sequence ATGATAGAACCAAAGAATCGTGTGGCCTATCTCAAATGGTGGGATGTTGTTGTATTAAGCGTTATTTTGTTTGGCAAAGCCACGATAGATTCCACGTTAGTGTATTTATCGTCGGGAAGTGGAGAAGCTGCGCCCTTATCAGAGTTTACTAGTGAACTTAATTGGGCTGCTCTAGCCCAACAACTACCCTTACTAGGACTTGCTTTCTTATACTTGTGGTGGAGGCGTTTTGATTTTTCTAGGTGGTCAATGAAGGTGGCCCCAAAAGCTATTGGCTTTGGGATCTTGCTTTTTATAATAGCAGCCCTTACCTTTGATATCTACTTTATGGTGATTTACAAGATTTTTCCACCAGAAGGACTGGCTGACTCCTCTAGTCAAGTATCTGGCAATGCCTTTATTGGAGCCCTGGCTAATATTGATTTGTCCTTATTTCTCTATTCTTTAATGAATGGTTTTTATGAAGAAATCTTTTTTTTGGGAATCTGTTTAAGCACTGAGCCTAAATACAGATATTATATGCTTGGTTACTCTTTACTAGTGCGCTTTGCCTTTCATACCTATCAAGGTATGATTCCAGCATTGGCTATCGGTCTTTTGCTTGGAACTCTTTTTTATATCTGTTACAACTCTATGAAAAAAAAGAATTTGGTCCCTTTTTTTGTAGCCCATGCTATTGGTGATATGATTGGTGTAGGGATTTTGAGTTTTTTTAACTAA
- a CDS encoding helix-turn-helix domain-containing protein: protein MTDASKLFTKQQWRELELIAYLTEHSERIGHKDSDLCKVLGSSLSTLQACVANLQFIDSVGSITYEEGYLTIEYNDHCGLQEVYQKAMRESQSLQLLSTLFFKEFGSLEELAEELFISLSTLKRLITRTNSYLKKEFGIKISTRPVMVIGDEHQIRLFYLKYFSEAYTISEWPFEDIVNQSNLERLITLMGKQTDVTIDFALFQHLKVLSSVNLIRFYQGFAINRKDKGLGHLFVEALKDSLEMKDLSSLFVLRFDIPLEETALSEIFSNYLNDGLELGPLMQLKGEKKEKEAPVRNIVSWISLLDDMERTLTLSISNKYDLARRLQNTIILEEEVISANFLIYNYKKEYLKYFYKHYRVIYETFVAYSSDLLVSEDQEISERTMEHLLYCLFITWENIFLEISQSRHKLKLLVIEKSYSNVANFLKRYFGEFFDITSFNELGELKIDQTYLTQEYHVIVTDIILNQQEDSEVLFFSQMIPSVIAHKLNAFLRVRINEEKQFSHLKV from the coding sequence ATGACCGATGCTAGTAAACTTTTTACCAAGCAACAATGGAGAGAGCTTGAGTTAATCGCCTACTTAACGGAACATTCTGAAAGAATAGGGCATAAAGATAGTGACTTGTGTAAAGTGTTAGGCAGTTCATTATCAACCTTGCAAGCCTGTGTTGCCAACTTACAGTTTATAGATTCTGTGGGAAGTATCACCTATGAAGAAGGTTACCTGACCATCGAATATAATGATCATTGTGGTTTGCAAGAGGTCTATCAAAAGGCCATGAGAGAATCTCAATCATTACAGTTGTTATCAACCTTGTTTTTTAAAGAATTTGGATCTCTAGAGGAATTGGCGGAGGAGTTGTTTATCAGTTTATCAACCCTTAAGCGATTAATCACAAGAACCAACAGTTATCTCAAAAAAGAGTTTGGCATCAAAATTTCGACAAGACCCGTTATGGTGATTGGGGATGAACATCAAATTCGTTTATTTTACCTCAAATATTTTTCGGAAGCCTACACAATTTCTGAGTGGCCTTTTGAAGACATCGTGAATCAGAGCAATCTGGAGCGATTGATTACTTTGATGGGCAAGCAAACAGACGTGACCATCGATTTTGCTCTGTTTCAACACCTTAAGGTTTTAAGCAGTGTTAACTTGATTCGTTTTTATCAAGGATTTGCCATTAATCGAAAAGATAAAGGCTTGGGGCATCTCTTTGTAGAAGCCTTAAAAGATTCCTTAGAGATGAAGGATCTCTCCTCTTTGTTTGTCTTGAGATTTGATATCCCCTTGGAAGAAACAGCCCTCTCAGAAATCTTTTCCAACTACCTTAATGACGGCTTAGAGTTAGGACCCCTCATGCAATTAAAAGGTGAGAAAAAAGAGAAGGAAGCGCCTGTCCGTAATATAGTGTCTTGGATTTCACTGTTAGATGACATGGAAAGAACATTAACATTAAGCATTTCCAATAAATACGACCTTGCCAGACGTCTTCAGAACACGATTATCCTTGAGGAAGAAGTGATTAGCGCTAACTTTTTAATCTATAATTATAAAAAAGAATATCTCAAGTACTTTTACAAGCATTACCGCGTAATCTATGAAACTTTTGTCGCCTATTCAAGTGACCTGTTGGTATCAGAAGATCAAGAGATCAGTGAGAGAACCATGGAACATCTCCTGTATTGCTTGTTCATCACCTGGGAAAATATTTTTTTAGAAATCAGTCAATCAAGGCATAAATTGAAACTACTAGTCATTGAGAAAAGCTACAGTAATGTTGCCAACTTTTTAAAACGCTATTTCGGGGAGTTCTTTGACATCACAAGTTTTAACGAACTTGGAGAACTAAAGATTGACCAGACCTACCTGACTCAGGAGTATCATGTGATAGTCACAGACATCATCCTTAATCAGCAGGAGGACTCAGAAGTGCTCTTCTTTAGCCAGATGATTCCTAGTGTCATCGCTCATAAATTAAATGCTTTTTTGAGAGTGAGAATCAATGAAGAGAAACAATTTAGTCATTTAAAAGTTTGA
- a CDS encoding LPXTG cell wall anchor domain-containing protein, which translates to MKKKHAAQYSLLIPAALMAAGLAMSANGSVAFAEESAPVDSHAVVQPKAEATKDVADKASQPLPKAAEAVAKEAEAAKPAATTAQPAPEAKPAAEADVAAKKAHIAKYAGVSVDKIQLLDTSEGKALMYPHGDHNHVVLLDKIDLSKPFDDGHGDSHHHHHDHVIKGDFTFTATVTDPAGKVLSGKDVQVVDTTGERKTLATVKTDAKGQAVFEKLPLGRSLTVLVDGVAQGYTLRTGVDGDKRSSSFTVDGKGTVEPEYSKTPLVVVALDESAEPLAGQEVVLKHRTGRLVETVVTGADGKAVFSKGLLDGTLYDIFVNGKKLSEAMTGAERSVYLDAKDIKKPGSETKPEAPKVPSKPDVKPEAPKVPSKPEVNSETKPEAPKAPSKSGTVVKADQAGKAVVAKPEVKKADNQLPSTGEVVNPFFTAAALAVMATAGVAAVVKRKEEN; encoded by the coding sequence ATGAAAAAGAAACATGCTGCTCAATACTCTCTACTCATTCCAGCTGCTTTAATGGCCGCTGGTTTAGCGATGTCAGCTAACGGATCAGTTGCCTTTGCTGAAGAATCAGCACCAGTGGATAGCCACGCTGTGGTGCAACCCAAAGCTGAAGCGACTAAAGATGTTGCAGATAAAGCGAGTCAACCGTTACCTAAGGCTGCTGAAGCTGTTGCAAAAGAAGCAGAAGCTGCAAAACCTGCTGCAACAACTGCACAGCCTGCTCCTGAGGCTAAACCAGCAGCAGAAGCTGACGTTGCCGCTAAAAAAGCGCATATTGCTAAATATGCAGGTGTATCAGTAGATAAGATTCAACTATTGGATACTTCAGAAGGTAAGGCGTTGATGTACCCACACGGCGACCATAATCACGTTGTTTTATTAGATAAGATTGATCTTTCTAAACCATTTGATGATGGACATGGTGATTCTCATCACCATCATCATGACCATGTGATCAAGGGAGATTTTACCTTTACAGCTACAGTAACAGATCCTGCAGGTAAGGTATTGTCTGGTAAAGACGTTCAAGTGGTAGATACAACAGGTGAACGCAAAACGCTTGCAACTGTGAAGACTGATGCAAAGGGACAAGCTGTTTTTGAGAAGCTTCCTTTAGGTCGCAGCTTAACAGTTCTTGTAGATGGCGTTGCTCAGGGGTATACTTTACGAACTGGTGTTGATGGCGACAAGCGCTCATCTAGTTTTACAGTTGATGGTAAAGGAACAGTTGAACCAGAATATAGTAAGACACCGTTAGTTGTTGTTGCTCTTGATGAGTCAGCAGAACCTCTAGCTGGACAAGAAGTTGTTTTGAAACATAGAACAGGTCGCTTGGTAGAGACAGTAGTGACAGGAGCTGACGGAAAAGCTGTATTTTCTAAAGGTCTTTTAGATGGCACTTTGTATGACATTTTTGTTAATGGTAAAAAATTATCTGAAGCAATGACAGGGGCAGAACGTAGTGTTTACCTAGATGCTAAAGACATCAAAAAACCAGGTTCAGAAACAAAACCAGAAGCGCCTAAAGTTCCATCTAAGCCAGACGTTAAACCAGAAGCGCCTAAAGTTCCATCTAAACCAGAAGTTAATTCAGAAACAAAACCAGAAGCACCTAAAGCTCCATCTAAGTCAGGTACTGTTGTAAAAGCTGATCAAGCAGGTAAAGCAGTAGTCGCTAAACCTGAAGTGAAGAAAGCTGACAACCAATTGCCATCAACTGGCGAAGTTGTTAACCCATTCTTCACAGCAGCAGCGCTTGCGGTTATGGCAACAGCTGGTGTAGCAGCAGTTGTAAAACGCAAAGAAGAAAACTAA
- a CDS encoding PrsW family glutamic-type intramembrane protease, whose product MLRKITLTSLLLLSFYRLIQETLIITSLSLSKGEAHNLLFAIALLWLGYCLPIAAVAYYIFKKLGVSYYWFILAFVFGGLVVGHLTGVLNTRLADLLKFLFPNARLLKDWIPSIIPPLVEETFKLGIASIVIYLSKERNLWAAMLLGVGTGLGFQLSEDHTYVVAAAVEKHLTPLHQSVLRFETAFSGHWLLTAILTVVIFMLYRYQSYRSSAVAYLYLCAPMILHILWNSPYIDGSVMLKIVLTLASWLILLSLCFEMKKNNFTLEH is encoded by the coding sequence ATGCTACGAAAAATAACATTGACTTCATTGTTGTTATTGTCTTTTTATCGACTTATTCAAGAAACGCTCATCATAACGTCGTTATCGTTATCTAAAGGAGAAGCTCATAATCTCCTATTCGCTATCGCTCTTTTATGGTTAGGGTATTGTCTACCTATTGCTGCAGTTGCATACTACATCTTTAAAAAACTAGGTGTTTCTTACTACTGGTTTATCTTAGCGTTTGTATTTGGAGGGCTTGTTGTTGGACATTTAACAGGCGTTTTGAATACCCGTCTGGCTGATTTGCTAAAATTCCTTTTCCCAAATGCTCGTCTATTAAAAGATTGGATCCCAAGCATTATACCTCCATTAGTTGAAGAAACGTTCAAACTAGGGATAGCTAGTATTGTGATTTATCTATCCAAAGAGCGAAACCTTTGGGCAGCCATGTTATTGGGAGTTGGAACTGGATTAGGATTTCAATTATCCGAGGACCACACTTATGTAGTAGCTGCAGCTGTAGAAAAACATCTTACTCCTCTTCACCAGTCAGTCCTAAGATTTGAGACAGCTTTTAGTGGTCACTGGTTATTAACAGCTATACTCACTGTAGTGATTTTTATGCTCTATAGGTATCAATCTTATCGCTCTTCTGCCGTAGCCTATCTTTATCTTTGTGCACCAATGATACTGCATATATTATGGAATAGTCCCTACATTGATGGCAGTGTTATGTTGAAGATTGTTTTGACATTGGCTAGTTGGCTAATTTTGCTATCGTTATGTTTTGAGATGAAAAAGAATAATTTTACTTTAGAACACTAA
- the nrdI gene encoding class Ib ribonucleoside-diphosphate reductase assembly flavoprotein NrdI encodes MSDLTIVFISLSGNTLSFVKRMSLYLEEKHGLHIEHVNIKQLKHETFLLEQPFVAVLPTYLEGGNGVTSGDVEILTNPLGDFIAAHDNYKRCLGIIGSGNKNFNNQYCLTAKQYAKRFNFPMLGDFELRGTADDIERLAAVILDRKASFEKES; translated from the coding sequence ATGTCAGACTTAACGATTGTTTTTATCAGTCTTAGTGGAAATACCCTTAGTTTCGTTAAGCGCATGTCTCTCTATTTAGAAGAAAAACATGGCTTACATATCGAGCACGTTAATATCAAGCAACTTAAGCACGAGACCTTTTTACTTGAGCAACCCTTTGTGGCTGTCCTACCTACTTATCTAGAAGGGGGAAATGGTGTTACTTCTGGGGATGTTGAAATCCTGACAAATCCTCTTGGAGATTTTATTGCCGCTCATGACAACTATAAACGATGTCTGGGCATCATTGGATCTGGTAACAAAAATTTTAACAACCAATACTGCTTGACTGCTAAGCAATATGCCAAGCGCTTTAACTTTCCTATGCTTGGGGATTTTGAACTACGAGGAACAGCTGACGATATTGAACGTTTAGCAGCTGTTATTTTAGATCGCAAAGCCTCTTTTGAAAAAGAAAGCTAG
- a CDS encoding RelA/SpoT family protein — translation MAKEINLTGEEVVALAAKYMNRADVAFVKKALDYATAAHFYQVRKSGEPYIVHPIQVAGILADLHLDAVTVACGFLHDVVEDTDITLDNIEFDFGKDVRDIVDGVTKLGKVEYKSHEEQLAENHRKMLMAMSKDIRVILVKLSDRLHNMRTLKHLRKDKQERISRETMEIYAPLAHRLGISRIKWELEDLSFRYLNETEFYKISHMMKEKRREREALVDDIVTKIKSYTTEQGLFGDVYGRPKHIYSVYRKMRDKKKRFDQIFDLIAIRCVMETQSDVYAMVGYIHELWRPMPGRFKDYIAAPKANGYQSIHTTVYGPKGPIEIQIRTKEMHQVAEYGVAAHWAYKKGLRGKVNQAEQKVGMNWIKELVELQDASNGDAVDFVDSVKEDIFSERIYVFTPTGAVQELPKDSGPIDFAYAIHTEVGEKATGAKVNGRMVPLTAKLKTGDVVEIVTNPNSFGPSRDWIKLVKTNKARNKIRQFFKNQDKELSINKGRDMLVSYFQEQGYIANKYLDKKRIEAILPKVSVKSEESLYAAVGFGDISPVSVFNKLTEKERREEERAKAKAEAEELVNGGEIKHENKDVLKVRSENGVIIQGASGLLMRIAKCCNPVPGDPIEGYITKGRGIAIHRADCNNIKSQDGYQERLIEVEWDLDNSSKDYQAEIDIYGLNRSGLLNDVLQILSNSTKSISTVNAQPTKDMKFANIHVSFGIPNLTHLTTVVEKIKAVPDVYSVKRTNG, via the coding sequence ATGGCAAAAGAAATCAATTTAACAGGAGAAGAAGTTGTTGCCTTAGCAGCCAAATACATGAACAGGGCCGATGTAGCCTTCGTAAAAAAAGCTTTGGATTATGCAACTGCTGCTCATTTTTATCAAGTGAGGAAATCAGGTGAGCCATACATTGTTCATCCTATTCAGGTGGCAGGGATTTTAGCAGATTTGCACTTAGATGCTGTGACGGTGGCTTGTGGCTTTTTACATGATGTGGTAGAAGATACGGACATTACATTAGATAATATTGAGTTTGACTTTGGTAAAGATGTTCGTGATATTGTCGATGGGGTAACCAAATTAGGTAAAGTAGAATATAAATCACATGAAGAACAATTAGCGGAAAATCACCGCAAAATGTTAATGGCTATGTCAAAGGATATTCGAGTGATTTTGGTTAAATTATCTGACCGATTACACAATATGCGGACTCTGAAACATCTGCGTAAGGATAAGCAAGAACGTATATCACGTGAAACGATGGAAATTTATGCTCCCCTGGCGCACCGTTTGGGGATTAGTCGTATCAAATGGGAATTAGAAGATTTGTCTTTCCGTTACCTGAACGAAACGGAATTTTACAAGATCTCTCATATGATGAAAGAAAAACGTCGTGAGCGTGAAGCCTTGGTCGATGATATTGTTACTAAAATTAAGTCTTATACCACCGAGCAAGGGTTGTTTGGAGATGTTTATGGTCGACCAAAACACATTTACTCGGTTTATCGAAAAATGCGTGACAAGAAAAAACGTTTTGATCAAATTTTTGATTTGATTGCTATCCGATGTGTCATGGAAACGCAGAGCGATGTGTATGCTATGGTTGGATACATTCATGAGTTGTGGCGTCCAATGCCGGGCCGTTTCAAAGACTACATTGCTGCGCCGAAGGCTAATGGTTACCAGTCCATTCATACCACAGTGTATGGTCCTAAGGGTCCGATTGAGATTCAAATCCGCACCAAGGAGATGCACCAGGTAGCTGAGTATGGGGTGGCTGCTCACTGGGCATATAAAAAAGGTCTAAGAGGAAAAGTCAATCAGGCAGAACAAAAAGTTGGTATGAACTGGATTAAAGAGTTAGTGGAGTTACAAGATGCTTCAAATGGTGATGCCGTGGATTTTGTTGACTCCGTAAAAGAAGATATTTTCTCGGAGCGTATTTATGTTTTTACACCGACAGGTGCGGTACAGGAACTGCCAAAAGACTCAGGGCCTATTGATTTTGCTTACGCTATTCATACCGAAGTGGGTGAAAAAGCAACGGGTGCTAAAGTTAATGGTCGCATGGTACCTCTTACCGCTAAATTAAAAACTGGAGATGTGGTGGAAATCGTTACTAACCCTAACTCTTTTGGGCCGAGTCGTGACTGGATTAAGTTGGTAAAAACCAATAAGGCTCGCAACAAGATTCGTCAGTTCTTTAAGAATCAAGATAAGGAGTTGTCGATTAATAAGGGACGTGATATGCTGGTTTCCTACTTTCAAGAGCAAGGATATATAGCTAACAAGTATCTTGATAAAAAACGTATTGAAGCTATTTTGCCAAAAGTCAGCGTTAAAAGTGAAGAGTCCCTTTATGCAGCGGTTGGTTTTGGGGACATCAGTCCTGTCAGCGTCTTTAATAAATTAACTGAAAAAGAGCGTCGCGAAGAAGAAAGAGCCAAGGCCAAAGCAGAAGCAGAAGAATTGGTCAACGGTGGCGAAATCAAGCACGAAAACAAGGATGTTCTCAAGGTTCGCAGTGAAAATGGTGTGATTATTCAAGGAGCATCAGGACTCTTAATGCGAATCGCCAAGTGTTGTAACCCTGTACCTGGGGATCCCATTGAAGGCTATATTACCAAGGGACGTGGCATTGCCATCCACCGTGCGGATTGTAATAATATCAAGAGTCAAGATGGCTACCAAGAGCGTCTCATCGAAGTGGAATGGGATTTGGATAACTCCAGTAAAGATTACCAAGCTGAAATTGACATTTATGGGCTCAATCGTAGTGGCCTTCTCAATGACGTCCTCCAGATTTTATCTAATTCTACCAAGAGTATTTCCACCGTTAATGCCCAGCCAACCAAGGACATGAAGTTTGCGAATATTCATGTGAGCTTTGGCATTCCAAATCTGACGCATCTGACCACAGTGGTGGAAAAAATCAAGGCAGTTCCAGATGTTTACAGTGTGAAGCGGACCAACGGTTAA
- a CDS encoding bifunctional 2',3'-cyclic-nucleotide 2'-phosphodiesterase/3'-nucleotidase, whose amino-acid sequence MKTKGYLSKSAIFLAMLVTAGAAQLTQAEDVSAVEPLTATNPASSTIIPAETTPLKVDNTPTPAKTTPISNLINPASPELVTASADNATVTAPVEGQSVDVRILSTRDLHSNLVNYDYYQDKEAQSLDLAKTAVLIDTAKKENLNVVLVDNGDILQGTPLATYKAIVDPVEIGEVHPMYAALKALNFDASTLGNHEFNYGLDYLDRVMATAGLPIVNTNVLDAKTGAPKFKPFDILTKTFTDKEGKAVSLKIGITGIVPPQIMSWDKANLTGKVTVKDAVEAVKEVIPTIRAAGADLVLVLAHTGIGDDVYEVGEENVGYQIASLEGVDAVVTGHSHADFPALPDGSFYDKFKGVDGKKGLINGVPVTMGGKYGDHLGVIDVNLTYTNGQWKVNKDQSRAETRQIDHKSSQVDPAIIAIAKEAHDGTIAYVRQHVGTTTAPINSYFALVKDDPSIQIVNNAQRWYAEKELAGTPEANLPLLSAAAPFKAGTRNDASAYTDIPAGPIAIKNVADLYLYDNVTAILKVTGADLKEWLEMSAGQFNTIDPTKSEPQDLVNTSYRTYNFDVIDGITYEFDVTQKNKYDSKGTLVNPKASRVRNLTYVGKAIDPKQEFMVVTNNYRASGNFPGVKNATMNRLLNLENRQAIINYIIAEKHINPSADHNWYFADTIKGLNLRFLNADKAKGLVSHYKDIRYLGPSSAEGFGDHSFTYVAPSQSKSTTSQTLPGQSFSDQDRQAIHQLAARVYQETHQTASKKDNQLPAAGDGASNNFIVFGISLAGLAALFGLKKEGN is encoded by the coding sequence ATGAAGACAAAAGGATACCTGTCTAAAAGTGCCATTTTCTTGGCCATGTTAGTTACTGCTGGAGCTGCCCAGCTCACTCAAGCAGAAGATGTTAGTGCTGTTGAACCGCTAACAGCCACCAATCCTGCATCGAGCACTATCATTCCCGCAGAAACAACGCCTCTAAAAGTAGACAATACGCCAACACCTGCTAAAACAACCCCCATTTCAAACCTGATAAATCCTGCTAGTCCTGAACTAGTAACTGCATCAGCAGACAATGCTACTGTGACAGCGCCTGTGGAAGGGCAATCCGTTGATGTTCGTATTTTATCAACAAGGGACCTCCACTCTAACTTGGTTAACTATGACTACTATCAAGATAAAGAAGCTCAGTCTCTTGACTTAGCAAAAACAGCTGTGCTTATTGATACAGCTAAAAAAGAAAACCTAAATGTGGTGCTCGTTGACAATGGTGATATTCTCCAAGGAACTCCACTAGCTACTTACAAGGCTATCGTTGATCCTGTGGAAATTGGTGAAGTGCATCCCATGTATGCTGCCTTAAAGGCTCTGAACTTCGATGCTTCCACTCTTGGCAACCATGAATTTAACTATGGTTTGGATTATCTAGACCGAGTAATGGCAACTGCTGGCCTCCCCATTGTTAACACTAATGTCCTTGATGCCAAAACGGGTGCCCCTAAATTTAAACCCTTTGATATTCTAACCAAAACTTTTACCGATAAAGAGGGCAAAGCTGTTTCTTTGAAAATCGGTATCACAGGTATCGTTCCTCCTCAAATCATGAGCTGGGATAAAGCTAATCTAACTGGAAAAGTTACCGTCAAAGATGCTGTTGAAGCCGTCAAAGAAGTAATCCCTACTATTCGTGCCGCAGGCGCAGACCTTGTTCTTGTGCTTGCCCACACTGGTATCGGTGATGATGTCTATGAAGTTGGTGAAGAAAATGTTGGCTATCAGATTGCTAGCCTTGAAGGGGTTGACGCAGTTGTTACAGGTCATTCCCACGCTGATTTTCCAGCTTTACCAGATGGTAGCTTTTACGATAAGTTCAAAGGCGTTGATGGTAAAAAAGGGTTGATCAATGGCGTTCCCGTTACCATGGGAGGCAAATACGGCGACCACCTTGGAGTGATCGATGTGAACCTCACCTATACGAATGGGCAATGGAAGGTTAACAAAGATCAAAGCCGTGCTGAAACGCGTCAAATCGATCACAAATCAAGCCAAGTTGACCCTGCTATTATCGCGATTGCCAAAGAAGCTCATGACGGCACTATTGCCTACGTTCGTCAACACGTAGGAACCACCACAGCTCCCATCAACAGTTACTTTGCTTTGGTCAAGGACGATCCATCGATTCAAATCGTTAATAACGCTCAACGCTGGTATGCTGAAAAAGAATTGGCTGGAACACCTGAAGCCAACCTTCCTTTATTATCAGCTGCTGCCCCATTTAAAGCAGGAACTCGTAATGACGCCTCAGCCTACACCGATATTCCTGCTGGTCCCATCGCTATCAAAAATGTTGCTGATCTTTACCTTTACGACAATGTCACCGCTATCTTGAAAGTGACTGGTGCTGACTTGAAAGAGTGGTTAGAAATGTCTGCTGGACAGTTCAACACCATTGATCCGACCAAATCGGAACCTCAAGACTTGGTTAACACTTCTTACCGCACTTATAACTTTGATGTTATCGACGGAATTACCTACGAGTTCGATGTGACCCAAAAGAACAAATACGATAGCAAAGGCACTCTTGTGAACCCAAAAGCAAGTCGTGTCCGCAACTTGACATACGTGGGCAAGGCCATCGATCCGAAACAAGAGTTTATGGTAGTAACCAATAACTACCGCGCTAGTGGTAATTTCCCTGGAGTCAAAAATGCTACAATGAACCGTCTACTTAATCTTGAAAACCGTCAAGCTATCATCAACTACATCATTGCTGAAAAGCATATCAATCCAAGTGCTGATCATAACTGGTATTTTGCCGACACCATCAAAGGTCTCAACCTACGTTTCCTCAACGCTGACAAAGCAAAAGGATTGGTTAGTCACTACAAAGATATTCGCTATCTTGGTCCTTCATCAGCAGAAGGTTTTGGCGATCACAGCTTTACTTATGTCGCTCCTAGCCAAAGCAAAAGCACAACAAGCCAAACCCTCCCTGGCCAATCCTTTAGTGACCAAGATCGTCAAGCTATCCACCAACTAGCAGCCCGAGTTTACCAAGAAACTCATCAAACAGCTAGCAAAAAGGACAACCAACTTCCTGCAGCAGGTGATGGAGCTTCAAACAATTTCATCGTTTTCGGTATTAGCTTGGCAGGTTTAGCAGCTCTATTTGGTCTGAAAAAGGAAGGCAACTAA
- a CDS encoding M42 family metallopeptidase → MKTTVDYLTKLANIPSPTGFTRKIMDYVHDELSQFGYEPVRTHKGGIMVSVKGKNDDKHRVVTAHLDTLGAMVRAIKPDGRLKMDLVGGFVYNSIEGENCTVHLAKSGKEISGTILLHQTSVHVYKDAGSAERNQANMEVRLDEKVTTADETRALGIQVGDFISFDPRVIVTESGFIKSRHLDDKVSAAILMELLKRYKEEQVELPYTTHFYFSAFEEVGHGANSSLPAQVIEYLAVDMGAMGDDQATDEYTVSICVKDGSGPYHYELRQHLVALCQDHQIPYQLDIYPYYGSDASAAMRSGAEVRHALLGAGIESSHSYERTHTDSIEATERLVDVYLKSTMFD, encoded by the coding sequence ATGAAAACAACTGTGGATTACCTGACTAAACTTGCTAACATCCCTTCTCCAACCGGCTTTACTCGGAAAATCATGGACTATGTGCATGACGAACTCAGCCAATTTGGCTATGAGCCTGTCCGTACCCATAAGGGAGGCATTATGGTGTCTGTCAAAGGTAAAAACGATGACAAACACCGTGTGGTGACGGCTCACTTAGATACTCTAGGAGCTATGGTTCGTGCCATTAAGCCAGACGGTCGCTTGAAAATGGACTTAGTGGGCGGTTTTGTCTACAATTCTATCGAGGGAGAGAACTGTACCGTACACCTTGCCAAGTCTGGAAAGGAAATTTCTGGAACCATCTTACTGCACCAGACATCTGTGCATGTTTACAAAGACGCCGGCAGCGCTGAACGCAACCAAGCTAATATGGAAGTTCGCTTGGACGAAAAAGTCACAACGGCTGATGAAACACGCGCTCTTGGCATCCAAGTCGGTGATTTCATTTCTTTTGATCCGCGTGTCATCGTGACCGAATCAGGCTTTATCAAGTCGCGTCACCTTGACGACAAGGTCAGCGCAGCTATTCTTATGGAACTCCTAAAACGTTACAAAGAAGAACAAGTGGAATTGCCATACACCACCCATTTCTATTTCTCTGCCTTTGAAGAGGTCGGACACGGTGCTAACTCCAGCCTACCAGCACAAGTGATTGAGTATTTAGCGGTTGACATGGGGGCTATGGGGGATGACCAAGCAACGGACGAATACACTGTTTCCATCTGCGTCAAAGACGGCTCTGGTCCTTACCACTACGAGCTTCGCCAACATTTGGTAGCCCTTTGCCAAGACCATCAGATTCCTTATCAGCTAGACATTTACCCTTATTACGGTAGTGATGCTTCTGCTGCTATGCGATCAGGCGCTGAGGTGCGTCACGCGCTTCTTGGGGCTGGTATTGAATCAAGTCACTCCTATGAACGCACTCATACAGACTCTATCGAAGCGACTGAACGACTGGTAGATGTCTACTTGAAAAGCACCATGTTTGATTAG